TTCGCGATCGAACGCGCATTAGACTAAAGAAAAAGCTTTCCTCGGATAAATTtctaaacgagaaagaaagggggagggaaagagggaaaaagaaaaaaaaagaaagcaaagcttTTACGAGACAACCAAGCTTTCGACTTTTATCGCATGATTTACGAGCAGTCGACTGAGATATAAAAAGCAAAGACCGTTCCATGCGTTGCTTATTACGAAAGGGCAACGAGCGATGTTAATCGAGCAATTGTCGTTTCGAGTTTTACAATCTATTTAATGTCTTATAGCCCATCGTAATCTCTTTACGAACACACAAGATACATGAACTTCCCCGAGATAAAACTAGTTCGATCGACGATGGATGGACGACTCATTGACGATATAACAacgctcgaacgaacgaaaaacgaGGGTAAATTTTTGAACCGAAGAGACGCGTCACATTGTATCAAAGTGTAGTAGCCGATGATATACGGGTtggaaatcgttcgatcgtatatagatatgtgtgtgtgtgcactaCACATAGGCATGCATAGACGAGGCGTTCAAATTCGACAAGGTCTTTATTTAACGCAACTACCGGACAGGCTCGACCGCCCGAAAAATGCGTTCAAGCATTTTATCTTTCGTCCTATACCTTGTTCTCCTCTATTCTCCATTATTTAAagtttatatctattttttccctctttattCTATACCTCTTTATCCCctctttatctgtctctttctctctctctctcttttcttctacctctttatgtttctttatagtatggaaatatatcaatgaaatCGATACCCCGTTCACTTCCAATTTGTTGacaaaaaagatgaaatgGTCTATTATCCTCACCCGCAACGAAAACGTGGCCAAAATATACGATaagaatatgaattattttgctCTATCTCagatattatatcgaataaatgaaaaatcaattttagatatgtatatagcaatcgataataaaatttcttattcaCAGTGCATGCAAtgcttcgaaaaaaatattttggattTAAGCAAAATTaaggaaattataaaaatatttgtcaaaCAGATCGAAGCGCGTAATCATTAATCAGCTTCGTAGTACTTAcgttacaataattataatcgtatagATCGTAAGTAAtacgaaaattctttttttattatttaaaaaaatgtcctAAAATCAAGtaacaaagtaaaataaaaaatcgatgtaAATAATCGTTGATTGCtccataaatataatatgtaaaaaatattttttaaaaactgCTGCATTATGGCAATAGCCGtgaagaaatatatcgatGACTCTACTTGTGTATTAATGTTCTttcaatatcaaaataaagTCGCAATTACGTTTTAATGCCTTTGtaagaaggaacaaaaaatccATATTATACCGcaaaatctatttatctaatcgaaaagtaaaaagaaaaaaaaaacattcaacgtttcatttaatcgaaaggttttttgtttcttcgtataaaaatctaaatagATGCGCGTTTAATGCGGttgatttaaaatgtaatcgaATCCAAGCTTACTccgataaagaataaaaataagtgaaAGGGATTCTATccagaataataataaatgaattagaaATTTGGAAAACCTTATAAATAGCAATTAGTTTGTTATTGTCGAAGTAATTTCAAGCGTTTGACAAAATGATTGTCAAATTTCCTCTCCTTTacgtgatttaaaaaattcttatcttattcttattccaataatatttgatattacaaaaaaaaagaaaggagagataaaattttgtacttgatttaattaaatacaacttaaaaaaatatatatataaaaatagaaagaaaatgaaacgttcTTGATCTTAATCTaaacaaatattcttttcccGTAATGCGTTGCAAAGGGAAAACTTGGCAAACATTCCACTGTGTTTGTTTCAGATTCATGTGTaccttttatttcttagtGCAGCTTCAGTGGTCCCCACAATATAATACGTTTCGTGATTAcgaatttaatagaattttattttattcaaataagaaatatattacttatacgTAAGATAAAAgcatgaatttaatttaatttcaaaagaaaaaaagaaaaaaagaaaaaagtaaaaaaatatgtatgaccagacattattaatgaaaatacataaaatatgaaataatcatATTCGCGTACCCGAGGCAATGCAGGACTGGCGACGAGATATTACGTTGGTTAGTTTTTCAAATCTACCCCTACACCCACCACCATAAGAGCATTTCGAGTGACAATATGATAAAGTATGTATGACTAAGAGCCATTCTCGGAAGGTTCGAACATGCTGCAGGAACCTTCGAAAGTAACTCAATAGCctatagttgccctcttgagccacagtttgtgggggcctcttcgacATAATAGTCTCTTCTTTACTTCGTAATCACTGCTGCAGGGCATTCCTTACGCGATAgcaagaaaataatctttggTTACAAACGTTTATCGTTCAAATATTCTGGTAAcagaattattacaattaattaaaactgtCCCtgattctaaaatataaaaggaaacagGCAACTCAAATACaactgaaaagaaaagatctaaATGCTTtgcataaaaaatgattacagCGATTTTCGACCATGCAAAGTTTTAATTCTAATGTCACACCGTCGTAATATGACAAACTATGATAATAGAATCGTTTTTAATGTTAATGAcgtacattttaattaataaaaaaatttgtttcatttgttttttgttaattatccTAGCGAGTAGACAATCAACAAACTTGGAATCAATCGACGAGAACATTAATTCGAATGCCCCAGcagataataatactaatcgATGACCTATTAAAAACTAACATTAACCCTTCGCACTTTTCATATGGAAAAATAAAGTCGGATGAAAATAAGGTATGcagtagatattatataatgatttgATCTCTAATAGATTTTCTTACAATACTTTGTATATCAATCGTACATTCGCGTATTcgcgataattaataattattatatcgaatatatatatatatatatatatatatatatatatcatatcgaatattcaaaagagaaaatcgcGAATCGTGCGAAGTGCTAATCTTACAAAACGAAGTATCAAATTCATCAAAGGTTTTGCCGACTGTTCGATTcaatttcgtttgaaatagGATCGACATAGAAGCTAATCGATAACAAATGATTGGAAATCCCTTTGAATCATGATACATAATGAAGTAACAGAACCGTCactaaataaattaacgagGTAAGCATGACTGaaacttaaataaaatttcgtgaCGATTCTGTATAAATCCAGAGACGAGATTTCTCACTCTTGAGCATATCTTGCGCCTTGTCTGGGCCATACCtgcttaaaattaaaatttacacaTTCGCTCAGAAAAgtatgctacctgcctgcctataacctatatataaaaaaatagcaaatCGTTCGTTCCAACACACACACTCCACGATTCTCTCACATACCACCAGAGTGCAAAAACCTACACTAGAGAGCATGCCCCGGGgcacctccgacaccctagCTCAATCGCGTTTCTCACTTACATACTATATAGGCGTACGTACCATTTTGCTGTAATCGACTGTCACGTTTAATGATTATTGCGTGATATGactaaaacaaagaaagaaaaaaatactaatatgTATTAGTATATAATTGTACCAATAGCATACGAGTATTTCATCGTTATCACATCGAATTTGATCGCTCTACTTTGCAACgcgaaaaaatttgtataaatatatatatatatatatttatttatattcaaaattcatttgtaaataaagtgtattaaatatttcaagagaaagaatttatcgCGGACCGACGTACGATTCACCACCTAAACGCGCACACGCATGAATCGTAAATCGGGCACAACCACTAAACAATGACAACCGCCAAATGGGGAAACTTAAAACTAAACCCATACTAACCGTTTCTCACCCatacgagtaacacctgggcACACGTATAAATGAGAACGCGGAAAGAAtggggagaaggagaaacggggattagtatatattaattgctgaaaattcTAAGCTACAAATGATTAACTTATTATTGATTAAGCATACGGGCTatgattctacaagtctctttgtcttttagCAATGACTACTCTactcgattatttctttttttttttttttttttcaaagcaatgactctactcgagacttttcttttatcaattcaAATTGagcaaatatttaattaattctaatttaaaaatataatggaaaATCCTTGAacgctccttcttacaagcgaTTACTCTGATTGTTACAAAAAGATCATGCATAATATCGCTTGTAATCCAAAGACAGTCCATCGCGAATATCTTCTTGctcattatttattagaacTCATGAATAtcatgtataattaatattcatgtataattaattcacTACGAATTACGAtgcaaattattaatttatatttcccATGAATTCTTCCCTACTATCGCGAGGcaaagatatttcaaaaaatgcATTGATATATTCACAATATAAATCATTCCAAACGTttatgaaacaagaagaccctatcctgatctaataaatgaataaataaataagaaaattaagaaagcATTCACGATTAAATCtcctaaaagaaaatttactcgtggtcactcaaATGCTCTtctacaaattaatatttaattacaaccGATCACCCGTGCCGATTGGGACCTTTTGTCcacgacatgattgagtgatcggagggacttCAAAGTTCACTCACTACTTAGAGATGTTCtccgatggctccaaaacacacCTACTTTACAACGATCACATTGGTCACGCGATCAGAGAACTTCTTGGTTTTCCTGTTAGAAACTTCCATCGAAGAGGagttgttctcttttcttcttcttctttgaaaggaaagaaatattgttGACACATCTGAAAcggaacgaagaaaaacaagacaaTAAGTTATCTGACAATAATAAGATATCGATCCAAAATCAAATagaataaaacttttattccatgtatatacgtacacatatttaatatatatatgtatatataaagaaacgtAATACAAAAACACTTACGTTTCTTTCGAATAGGGATTAGAGTCCAATGGCAATTGCAATGACGATACGTCTCGCGACTccttttaaattttaacaaaatgcTGCCGAAAATAAGAAACTTGATGAGTCTCTTTCtattgataaatttcttttactcgACCGAAACTTTCATATACGACGAACAACAACACTGATTCTACTTcgcgatttttttatttttattttaccgaTACAACACACGACTCCTTCATTCGCGCacgattacgattacgatgacgttctgaaaaaaaaaaaaaaaagaacgaaaagaagattattagtatcattgttaaaaatgaaaaatcatcgaAATTATTCTGACAAggtttaatagaaaaatttacttactttAAATCTTCGTTGATGCTCGCACGACGGGCATCTTACCTCAGAATGACGAGAAAGgctaatgaaaataagaaacaaataaatattattgtttaaatattataaattgttataaatcaatcgagttttcgtttatatattgaCAACTTGATTCCTTGTTTAAGATTCAaatgtatgaaaatattattaaattgaaattattaaaaaatgtacgtGTATCACGAGCTATCTATTCTTCAAACAAATACAATATTGTATAAACATCGGTTAATTATGTTACAGTACTATATGCGCacaatacattatttaaatgaatgatCGATGTTACGACTGtctattttgttttcgttctAGAGCGAAATCGAATTTCCTGGAAATCCAAGTAACAAACACACTCTATATAAAGGTTCTCTTTAAGtctttaaaaagagatagtcTTACATATCTGTACGTTTGTCACACTACgtattatatagaattaatttCACCAATTCGTAGAACGCGAGAGAGTTGAAAAAATGTACGATCTTTATTAGTagaatgtttatatgtatgtgagagaaagaaagagaaaaggaatgaaagaaagagaaagagggaaggagaaagaaagagaaagagagaagaagacagagagagagaaagagagagagagagagagaaagagaaaaaaagagagagatgtatatgtttgtatatctatatatatacgcatacgtaAAAATTGAATACGATACGAAATATGATCGACCGCtgttaattaatacaaaataattaattaaataatcggaataaagtaaaatatgtatcgatatcgtgaaaatataggtgaaaaattccaaaaaaagagatatcgcGTAATAACCCTCAAGGAGAcgccgattttattttcgcgaatattttttaaacgcgaCGATACCTCGATTTACGAACAATACATGTTAGAATACGCGTTTTAAggaatcgattgatatataagAGGAGAATGTACGTCGGAAAAAATATCactaattacctgtaattacgaggacgacgacgattccGATGTCAACTTGGTAATGTCCTAAAATTCAACATGGCGTCTAATTCGAATTGGTTAGCATCTAACGATTCCCGCCGCGCATGCGCACAATGCTACTTTATATATAACCAATCTCCAAGCATAATTATTTCGCgctaatatttaaaaatataaaaagtttaaaatatGACGTAAGAGTATATACATTGAAgaatattgaattttcttgattcaaattacaaaaaattatatatatatatatatattaaaacaaaataaaagctgaatttaaaaaatttaaacacTTATATTGATgtaatttaattgtaataaatgttaagagatttttatatataaaaacttatttgttattttagtTAAAATAATACGTTAGAGAAACTTCTTGCTGTACACAAGATATATTCGCATTCGTTTTTTGCTGATTATCAAGTAATATTATAACGAAAATCTTTTCCGCAATGCTTGATAAGTATGCTAGTATGTGTGCATCGAACAATAATATATggaattgaaaaaattcatgAGTAATCTCGAGGATTAGAATGTTCTTGAAAACATCAATGATTAAActtatataatacacatatgAGTTATAAAACTGAATATAtttgcttctttttcctccttgagatatagaaaaaaactgttgtatatttttccttttcttatcagatacatgtatattaaacaattaaacattaatataacatttaattataatatacacagATAAGACACTAACGTAACAAAAAAACATtccttatttataaatataaattaattaattatttgcaaATGTTATTCTCATCTAGCATTACTGTTGTCTCTTAAAATACAACTTgcgaagaattatttttacatttgatTCATCTATTGgctcgtatatatgtatgcgtattcTCCTGATAGAACTACCACATGGATATAcgcttacacacacacacacatgtgtatTTTATCGGGAAATCCCTAGTGGCGGGGTAAGCGAATCCGTACGATATGCCCAAACTGAGCTCACGTTACGTTAGTCGCAGTTACATTCGCAACGCGAGTGAGTTATCTTATGATTCAAATATCAGTTACTGACTTTCATGTCAAAGAAACATCTTGTCTGAAGAAGTAAGtccaataatattttctttacttttatatcttctttttcctatttcacTAACATAAccttcaaaaagagaaaaacatttaACAACTACGCTTTCAAAAGAGATTTCATTCATTGATGtatgattatttaaatctttcttAACTTTATGACTAATCGAgtactcttttctttatgcGATTCCTTTTACAACTTTAAAAGTATAGATTAGgtatcttaaaaatttttatatgcatGTTTAATTGTTGCAAatgttatatttcaataaatatatacaatctaGATTATGTtcatctatatttatatcgtgtttatctctttttaactttaaaaatatccaaaaagataagataaagtGAACTACTTATTGATTCTGACATTAGATTCTATTTTAGATATGATATACAtagcttttaaatatttggagtttgtaccttttttttcaaaattctctGAAATAAGATATATTGTTACCACTTTATTTCATTACTAACGAGAAATATTTATCACAAGTCTATACTGTGCTTATCGTTCTTTAATATTGACAATtccagaaaaaagaaaaagataaaagtaatgTTAAATTCTATTCTAGATAAGACACATATAACTttcaaatattgataataaattcttagatattattttagatatgatatatgtaatcTTTAAGTACTttgattttgtatttttcttcaaaattatcAGAAATGAGATGgactgttattattttatttctatacttgtaaaagaaaatatagtaatattataatactacaATGATTTTATGTTGTTATACctcatattaaaaatctttaatgTTTATCTCATTTGCACAagtgtacaaatatatatgtagacttttatttatacatgaTAATGAGACTCATGTACAGTTGTCTCATTGAttgacaatattttatttattgagaaTTATGAGAATTTATTGAGAAAAGTGATTATTACATCTAtcttataatcatatatattttaaataatcatacCGCTATGGACAAACACAGTTAAAGACAGTTAGACACAGCAAAAGGTAgttagttaataattaaattaataattgattaaagcttctgatataaaattaaaattaaatttatggtACGGTCTATGGTTTTAAACGaactacgtatatacacacgcacacacgcatcCATTCTAGctgttgtataaaataaatgtgcTTTGAAAATCTGTACTTTGAAACcgaagtaaaattaaaatatatgtacatatatagcaATGTCATTTTCCATTAAATAGCATGCTATGTTATAGTTAATGActaaagaaatttaaagacCTTCTCCGcaataagtttttatttttgtcaataaaaagagctatatattaattaatacatatatttattgaacaaaattatcaaaaaaaaagaaaataaagaaacaaaaaaacaaagaaatatttcaaagaaatagtcgataaaaattatcttcacATTTTCCCATATTTTTCAGCCGGCTCGAAAAAAGATAATCATGTCTAATAATACAAATTGGCGATGGGTCTTATTTTATCTACTCATTGCATATACACGGTCGTCGAGTcaggtaaaaataaaaatttattatgaagaatcaaagaagcaaaaaaaaaagatcgtctACGAGCGctatttaattgttattaaatgttttatttaaaatcagGCATCGACGCCAGATTCAAAGAGCTATATAGCTGCGGTCGTAGAATTTGCACCGGAAAGCATGACCAATAACAGCGTATTCACTTTGCAATCCAATACATTCGAGTATGAGAAACTCATAGAAAATGCGACTAAACAGGTAaatggatttttatttaatttcgaataattgtgatgtttcatttcaatacaatcttttattctatttttattcaatttccGAATATGTCTTCTATCCTATATCGTAttcattctccctctctcctttgtctctttttctctctttttttctttttgttttttgccACGTACAATTACATCGTACCATCTCCTTTCAACCTTCATTCTCACTTCCGTTCTTATTTCATTCAACTTTATCTGGTTATGCGGAAAAGGTAAGGAAACAAGACGAGGAAACTTCTTAATAGAAGAAAACTTTGTCTTGTATGAAAAGATTGATGACGAAGAATAGCTTTTAACTGAGTGTATGTACATCTATCTTACTATCGATATATAAGTGTCTCAGAACTCGGTACTATTGGAATTCTAAGAcgaaatttataaacaaagttACTAATGTAACGTACGacgatttctttcatttctttttcttttttttttggtttttttttagaaCGCCGACATCATTGTTTTTCCCGAGGATGGTATAACTAGTTATAACTTGccaatgaaaaatgaaatggacGCGTGGGCAACGGTGATACCCTCGGCGAAGGCAAAATATACACCTTGCGCTTCAAATATGACTGGCGTTAGCGAggtaaatttcatttcttccttcttactttcaatatttaatcgaaataatctgtcctatttctttatctttatataataaaaaaaaaaaaaatgatctcgATTAAGTAAACGAATATCGCAAAATATCCAAGtcgaatcgaaattttatCTCGAGTACATATTATTTACCAAGATTTTACTTTgcgtaaaaatatacaatatatgaaTCTTTTTAATGCTTGTCTCCGTTTGAAATCATTCACGCAATGTATTTGTGCACTTAGATAAGATAtttatgacaataataataattctgaaATAGATGAGTCAATGCTACATGACAAACATACAGATAACgataattattctataatgatccctaatattacattatttttaatagtacatgttccttttttttcttttttttttttttgtataactcttttctttgttatacAGACATTGAAGAGGATATCATGCGCcgctaagaaaaataaaatatacgttgTCATTAATATAGCCGAAAAAGAAGCTTGTACGAGTAATGAttgtccaaaaaaaaaaacatattattataacaccAACGTTGTATTCGATCGCAATGGCACAATAATCGCAAAGTACAAccttcaaataataatttttaatatatcgaacgaagagataaataatattttgaatcAATACGATATTTTTCACTTGTAGATATCGCAAAATAAATCTCTATATAGAGCCTGAGTTTGATCGTCCGAAACATCCAGAAGTGGTAACGTTCGATACGGATTTTGGTGTTAAATTCGGAACGTTCATTTGTTTCGATATTATGTTCGCAGAACCTGCCTTGAGTTTAACAAGAGATCTTGAAATTAACGATATTGTTTTTACAACGGCATGGTTCTCTGAGACTCCATTTTTAACTGGTGcgtcaaattaaaatttaattaaaactaattataaattctctctttctctctctcctctctcacaCTTTATTCTAACtatataataacgaaataaattcatttattgcAGCCGTTCAAACACAAGCAGGTTGGGCGTACGCGGAGAATGTAAATCTTTTGGCAGCTGGATACAATAATCCCTCAAGGGGTAGTACCGGCAGCGGTATTTACTTAGGTAAGATTATCTACTTCGTAACtagtaaaataattagaattataaatcaatttaatgttaagatattaatcgaaataacgtaaaaaataaCGGATGATATTGAACATGTTGATatcgtaaacaaaaaaattttatttaggtCGCAATGGGCCGAGCAAAGCCATAATGTTATTTAACCAAACTACCAAATTATTAGTCGCGGAAGTTCCTAAGATGAAGGCTCTGTCATTGAAGAGTCAAGAAATTCCAGAGTCGAAAGAGAACAAACACGCTCATATTCACGATgaattaagaagaaaacgCGAAGTAGTCGAAGAgtctttgaaattattacgCGATAATGTTAGTTTATATCAGACAGAAATATTGAACGGCAATGCTACGAAGACCTTGTGCCATAATAATCATTGTTGCAATTTCACGATACAAATGCCTAACGTAGATCCGAATGTACAATACCGAATAGTTGTTTTTAATGGGATACGTAATTTAGCGAAAATACGTTGGATTGGTGCACGCTTCTGCGCGGTAATACAATGTTCCGATAATAACATCGAATCTTGCGGATCCGTTGTGAATTCTACAGCGACTTTCGATGAAATCAGAATATCAGGAAAATTCGAAGACTCGAGAAATTCTTTGATTATGCCAAACACTttgaacaaattattattgccGTTACAAAACTGGACGTACGAGGAATATGTGCACGGCACTCACAAacacgtatctatatatacgaaCGTAACGATGACGAACCCGATAACATTCGGTATTTATTCCAGAGATTACGATAGGGATATCAAGAGTACTGCTTCTTCAAACAATATCGCCTATTTGTTTTCGATTCTAATGGCATTCCTATTGGCCCGTTTCTTATAATTGTTTCAACTACGACCTTCATTCAAAGgcttccatatatatatatatatatgcgtatgtatatataagtgattttttttatattttcagttAATAGCTACGTGTTTATACTTTAAATGTTtcggaatataaaatatttatatttttgaaacatAAACGGTATTTTTGTCTGTGATGTCTCaatgtattatgtattatgtgagaagtatataaaatataattctatcttataaaatatatttatcttgttGTTTAAACAATTTGGACTATATTCTTGAAAGTATCACTCAACCAACAAGGTTCTTCGTTAACCCTGattttataatggtttacgCCAGCGATGAGTACAAGCGGTAATTCTCCATCGATTTTGACGAACAAGGTCTCGTTTTAAAGACGAAGGTTCAAGCAAGTACATACCTCttctgaatttttaaaaaagcttcgttttcttcgaaaaatatcgtgtcgaaaaattaatctttctttcacatatttttatcagccattttctttataccgcagttagtaaataataaatccatCTAACGATTATTTGAATACGCTTTAGCTATTTCtataagattaattaaaaaacaaatggtATCAAATTtgtacgattaattaaaatttgaagcTTTTTCAATTAAGCTGTTTTCAGATTATTGAAACGTATAATCtggctttttcttttttttcttttgcttttgtcagatgtattattatttttgcgaCATACAAAAGTTTCTATCACACGCTAACTCGATTATTAAATTACGCGTTAGAGAGGTATAACCTACATAAACTTGATACATCGATGCGATAGGTGTATAGTTTCccttgtagttcatattttgtttataattgtTACTGAACTCACATACGCTACGAGGTTAAGATAGTAAACAGctttaaataatcgaatattgCGTCATTTGtcgtaataacaataattctaaaacaattgaaatgaaaacaTTTGAAATTCAGGATAAACTTAAcctgataaaattattgaaaatttttccacataaatatcaaaaatgtGGAAAAAGACAATGATACTCGCAAATACGATTATAGACTTAACTTCAAAaatagcaagaaaaaaaagatgtttacCAGCGTCGGTTGTAACTTGTGATCCAAGTaagcgaaaagaaataatatctgaaatatatgaaatcattacaaacgatatttttatttt
This window of the Vespula vulgaris chromosome 6, iyVesVulg1.1, whole genome shotgun sequence genome carries:
- the LOC127064742 gene encoding vanin-like protein 1 isoform X2 produces the protein MKNEMDAWATVIPSAKAKYTPCASNMTGVSETLKRISCAAKKNKIYVVINIAEKEACTSNDCPKKKTYYYNTNVVFDRNGTIIAKYRKINLYIEPEFDRPKHPEVVTFDTDFGVKFGTFICFDIMFAEPALSLTRDLEINDIVFTTAWFSETPFLTAVQTQAGWAYAENVNLLAAGYNNPSRGSTGSGIYLGRNGPSKAIMLFNQTTKLLVAEVPKMKALSLKSQEIPESKENKHAHIHDELRRKREVVEESLKLLRDNVSLYQTEILNGNATKTLCHNNHCCNFTIQMPNVDPNVQYRIVVFNGIRNLAKIRWIGARFCAVIQCSDNNIESCGSVVNSTATFDEIRISGKFEDSRNSLIMPNTLNKLLLPLQNWTYEEYVHGTHKHVSIYTNVTMTNPITFGIYSRDYDRDIKSTASSNNIAYLFSILMAFLLARFL
- the LOC127064742 gene encoding vanin-like protein 1 isoform X1 produces the protein MSNNTNWRWVLFYLLIAYTRSSSQASTPDSKSYIAAVVEFAPESMTNNSVFTLQSNTFEYEKLIENATKQNADIIVFPEDGITSYNLPMKNEMDAWATVIPSAKAKYTPCASNMTGVSETLKRISCAAKKNKIYVVINIAEKEACTSNDCPKKKTYYYNTNVVFDRNGTIIAKYRKINLYIEPEFDRPKHPEVVTFDTDFGVKFGTFICFDIMFAEPALSLTRDLEINDIVFTTAWFSETPFLTAVQTQAGWAYAENVNLLAAGYNNPSRGSTGSGIYLGRNGPSKAIMLFNQTTKLLVAEVPKMKALSLKSQEIPESKENKHAHIHDELRRKREVVEESLKLLRDNVSLYQTEILNGNATKTLCHNNHCCNFTIQMPNVDPNVQYRIVVFNGIRNLAKIRWIGARFCAVIQCSDNNIESCGSVVNSTATFDEIRISGKFEDSRNSLIMPNTLNKLLLPLQNWTYEEYVHGTHKHVSIYTNVTMTNPITFGIYSRDYDRDIKSTASSNNIAYLFSILMAFLLARFL